From the genome of Triticum aestivum cultivar Chinese Spring chromosome 1A, IWGSC CS RefSeq v2.1, whole genome shotgun sequence:
gtcgcgagTATGCATGACACCGCCTTCCGCAGGCACTGGCCTTGAGCACGCCGGCCGCCGTCCGCGAGTATGCATGACACCGCCTTCCGCAGGCACTGGCCTTGAGCACGCCGGCCGCCGTCCGCGAGTATGCATGACACCGCCTTCCGCAGGCACTGGCCTTGAGCACGCCGGCCGCCGTCCGCGAGTATGCATGACACCGCCTTCCGCAGGCACTGGCCTTGAGCACGCCGGCCGCCGTCCGCGAGTATGCATGACACCGCCTTCCGCAGGCACTGGCCTTGAGCACGCCGGCCGCCGTCCGCGAGTATGCATGACACCGCCTTCCGCAGGCACTGGCCTTGAGCACGCCGGCCGCCGTCCGCGAGTATGCATGACACCGCCTTCCGCAGGCACTGGCCTTGAGCACGCCGGCCGCCGTCCGCGAGTATGCATGACACCGCCTTCCGCAGGCACTGGCCTTGAGCACGCCGGCCGCCGTCCGCGAGTATGCATGACACCGCCTTCCGCAGGCACTGGCCTTGAGCACGCCGGCCGCCGTCCGCGAGTATGCATGACACCGCCTTCCGCAGGCACTGGCCTTGAGCACGCCGGCCGCCGTCCGCGAGTATGCATGACACCGCCTTCCGCAGGCACTGGCCTTGAGCACGCCGGGCCGCCGTCCGCGAGTATGCATGACACCGCCTTCCGCAGGCACTGGCCTTGAGCACGCCGGCCGCCGTCCGCGAGTATGCATGACACCGCCTTCCGCAGGCACTGGCCTTGAGCACGCGGCCGCGTCCGCGAGTATGCATGACACGCCTTCCGCAGGCACTGGCCTTGAGCACGCCGGCCGCCGTCCGCGAGTATGCATGACACCGCCTTCCGCAGGCACTGGCCTTGAGCACGCCGGCCGCCGTCCGCGAGTATGCATGACACCGCCTTCCGCAGGCACTGGCCTTGAGCACGCCGGCCGCCGTCCGCGAGTATGCATGACACCGCCTTCCGCAGGCACTGGCCTTGAGCACGCCGGCCGCCGTCCGCGAGTATGCATGACACCGCCTTCCGCAGGCACTGGCCTTGAGCACGCCGGCCGCCGTCCGCGAGTATGCATGACACCGCCTTCCGCAGCACGGTGCACGCGGCCGCCGCGGTATGCATGACACCTCCGCAGCCGGCCTGGCCCGGCCCGTCCGCGAGTATGCATGACACCGCCTTCCGCAGGCACTGGCCTTGAGCACGCCGGCCGCCGTCCGCGAGTATGCATGACACCGCCTTCCGCAGGCACTGGCCTTGAGCACGCCGGCCGCCGTCCGCGAGTATGCATGACACCGCCTTCCGCAGGCACTGGCCTTGAGCACGCCGGCCGCCGTCCGCGAGTATGCATGACACCGCCTTCCGCAGGCACTGGCCTTGAGCACGCCGGCCGCCGTCCGCGAGTATGCATGACACCGCCTTCCGCAGGCACTGGCCTTGAGCACGCCGGCCGCCGTCCGCGAGTATGCATGACACCGCCTTCCGCAGGCACTGGCCCTTGAGCACGCCGGCCGCCGTCCGCGAGTATGCATGACACCGCCTTCCGCAGGCACTGGCCTTTGAGCACGCCGGCCGCCGTCCGCGAGTATGCATGACACCGCCTTCCGCAGGCACTGGCCTTGAGGCACGCGGGCCGCCGGTCCGCGAGTATGCATGACACCGCCTTCCGCAGGCACTGGCCTTGAGCACGCGGGCCGCCGTCCGCGAGTATGCATGACACCGCCTTCCGCAGGCACTGGCCTGAGCACGCCGGCCGCCGTCCGCGAGTATGCATGACACCGCCTTCCGCAGGCACTGGCCTTGAGCACGCCGGCCGCCGTCCGCGAGTATGCATGACACCGCCTTCCGCAGGCACTGGCCTTGAGCACGCCGGCCGCCGTCCGCGAGTATGCATGACACCGCCTTCCGCAGGCACTGGCCTTGAGCACGCCGGCCGCCGTCCGCGAGTATGCATGACACCGCCTTCCGCAGGCACTGGCCTTGAGCACGCCGGCCGCCGTCCGCGAGTATGCATGACACCGCCTTCCGCAGGCACTGGCCTTGAGCACGCCGGCCGCCGTCCGCGAGTATGCATGACACCGCCTTCCGCAGGCACTGGCCTTGAGCACGCCGGCCGCCGTCCGCGAGTATGCATGACACCGCCTTCCGCAGGCACTGGCCTTGAGCACGCCGGCCGCCGTCCGCGAGTATGCATGACACCGCCTTCCGCAGGCACTGGCCTTGAGCACGCCGGCCGCCGTCCGCGAGTATGCATGACACCGCCTTCCGCAGGCACTGGCCTTGAGCACGCCGGCCGCCGTCCGCGAGTATGCATGACACCGCCTTCCGCAGGCACTGGCCTTGAGCACGCCGGCCGCCGTCCGCGAGTATGCATGACACCGCCTTCCGCAGGCACTGGCCTTGAGCACGCCGGCCGCCGTCCGCGAGTATGCATGACACCGCCTTCCGCAGGCACTGGCCTTGAGCACGCCGGCCGCCGTCCGCGAGTATGCATGACACCGCCTTCCGCAGGCACTGCCTTGAGCACGCCGGCCGCCGTCCGCGAGTATGCATGACACCGCCTTCCGCAGGCACTGGCCTTGAGCACGCGGCCGCCGTCCGCGAGTATGCATGACACCGCCTTCCGCAGGCACTGGCCTTGAGCACGCCGGCCGCCGTCCGCGAGTATGCATGACACCGCCTTCCGCAGGCACTGGCCTTGAGCACGCCGGCCGCCGTCCGCGAGTATGCATGACACCGCCTTCCGCAGGCACTGGCCTTGAGCACGCCGGCCGCCGTCCGCGAGTATGCATGACACCGCCTTCCGCAGGCACTGGCCTTGAGCACGCCGGCCGCCGTCCGCGAGTATGCATGACACCGCCTTCCGCAGGCCACTGGCCTTGAGCACGCGGCCGCCGTCCGCGAAGTATGCATGACACCGCCTTCCGCAGGCACTGGCCTTGAGCACGCCGGCCGCCGTCCGCGAGTATGCATGACACCGCCTTCCGCAGGCACTGGCCTTGAGCACCGCCGGCCGCCGTCCGCGAGTATGCATGACACCGCCTTCCGCAGGCACTGGCCTTGAGCACGCCGGCCGCCGTCCGCGAGTATGCATGACACCGCCTTCCGCAGGCACTGGCCTTGAGCACGCCGGCCGCCGTCCGCGAGTATGCATGACACCGCCTTCCGCAGGCACTGGCCTTGAGCACGCCGGCCGCCGTCCGCGAGTATGCATGACACCGCCTTCCGCAGGCACTGGCCTTGAGCACGCCGGCCGCCGTCCGCGAGTATGCATGACACCGCCTTCCGCAGGCACTGGCCTTGAGCACGCGGCCGCCGTCCGCGAGTATGCATGACACCGCCTTCCGCAGGCACTGGCCTTGAGCACGCCGGCCGCCGTCCGCGAGTATGCATGACACCGCCTTCCGCAGGCACTGGCCTTGAGCACGCCGGCCGCCGTCCGCGAGTATGCATGACACCGCCTTCCGCAGGCACTGGCCTTGAGCACGCCCGGCCGCCGTCCGCGAGTATGCATGACACCGCCTTCCGCAGGCACTGGCCCTTGAGCACGCCGGCCGCCGTCCGCGAGTATGCATGACACCGCCTTCCGCAGGCACTGGCCTTGAGCACGCCGGCCGCCGTCCGCGAGTATGCATGACACCGCCTTCCGCAGGCACTGGCCTTGAGCACGCCGGCCGCCGTCCGCGAGTATGCATGACACGCCTTCCGCAGGCACTGGCCTTGAGCACGCCGGCCGCCGTCCGCGAGTAATGCATGACACCGCCTTCCGCAGCACTGGCCTTGAGCACGCCGGGCCGCCGTCCGCGAGTATGCATGACACCGCCTTCCGCAGCACTGGCCTTGAGCACGCCGGCCGCCGTCCGCGAGTATGCATGACACCGCCTTCCGCAGGCACTGGCCTTGAGCACGCCGGCCGCCGTCCGCGAGTATGCATGACACCGCCTTCCGCAGGCACTGGCCTTGAGCACGCCGGCCGCCGTCCGCGAGTATGCATGACACCGCCTTCCGCAGGCACTGGCCTTGAGCACGCCGGCCGCCGTCCGCGAGTATGCATGACACCGCCTTCCGCAGGCACTGGCCTTGAGCACGCCGGCCGCCGTCCGCGAGTATGCATGACACCGCCTTCCGCAGGCACTGGCCTTGAGCACGCCGGCCGCCGTCCGCGAGTATGCATGACACCGCCTTCCGCAGGCACTGGCCTTGAGCACGCCGGCCGCCGTCCGCGAGTATGCATGACACCGCCTTCCGCAGGCACTGGCCTTGAGCACGCCGGCCGCCGTCCGCGAGTATGCATGACACCGCCTTCCGCAGGCACTGGCCTTGAGCACGCCGGCCGCCGTCCGCGAGTATGCATGACACCGCCTTCCGCAGGCACTGGCCTTGAGCACGCCGGCCGCCGTCCGCGAGTATGCATGACACCGCCTTCCGCAGGCACTGGCCTTGAGCACGCCGGCCGCCGTCCGCGAGTATGCATGACACCGCCTTCCGCAGGCACTGGCCTTGAGCACGCCGGCCGCCGTCCGCGAGTATGCATGACACCGCCTTCCGCAGGCACTGGCCTTGAGCACGCCGGCCGCCGTCCGCGAGTATGCATGACACCGCCTTCCGCAGGCACTGGCCTTGAGCACGCCGGCCGCCGTCCGCGAGTATGCATGACACCGCCTTCCGCAGGCACTGGCCTTGAGCACGCCGGCCGCCGTCCGCGAGTATGCATGACACCGCCTTCCGCAGGCACTGGCCTTGAGCACGCCGGCCGCCGTCCGCGAGTATGCATGACACCGCCTTCCGCAAGCACTGGCCTTGAGCACGCCGGCCGCCGTCCGCGAGTATGCATGCTGTTGACATCGTATGTCTGGGAGTGCCTAGTGGCCCTTGTTGTTAGCCATGCATGTTGTGGCCGCCGCAGCAATCCAGCAATCGTTTGGGTGGAAGCCGTACGTACGTCCTCAATGAGCAAGCCCTCAATCGTTTGCGTGGCCGCTGCGTCCTGGTGGTTATCTCTGTCTGTGGTCGAGCGCATGCAAGTTGTCGTCTCGGACCTGGCTGTCTTGTAGATGTTGGCCCACTACCCAccacttttttttttttgagagtaGAGATACATACGTATAGCATTGACTGCCTTGTGGTGTGGTGCACGCACATCCCAAAAGTACATTTGGACGGTTGCTacaaaattgaaattaaaaaatatatatatacccATTTTAGTATGTAAGTATGTTTATTTCAACTTTGTACGTATTCAAACACCTTTTGGTATGTACGTAGATGTTTACTCATTTTGACAtgtatagtgtcaaaaacgttcttatattgtgGAACCGAGGAGGGAGTACGTACTATGTCTTGcttattgtactccctctgtaaacaaatgtaaGCTTTTATATTAGTTTAGGGAGGGAGTACTAGGGATTGGATGGAGATGATGGTGTTTGGCGGGTTGTAGAAGGCGACTTGGCGGCCATTGAGCGGCTGCGGCGGCCTGTTGTCCTGGTGAGGCAGCGGCGCGGTGATGAGTTGTAACTGCTCCTGGCTCAGCTCCCTGCCCTTGCCCAGAATGTTCCACATCACCTTCTCCGTGCAGGGCGGCGTGGTGAGCGACCCCATGTACCGGAAGTAGCTCCCCGTCCGCTTCTGCAGCGACTTGAGCTCCACCACGCCGGCGGCCACGGTGGGCGTCGTCTTGAGCTCGCGCAGCTTCTCCGTCAGCTGGTCGTAGAAAGGGTCGGGGTTGCCGATCTCGTAGAGGATGCCGATGACGGCCTTGTGGTCCTGGTCGTCGACGTGGACCATGTGGAGCTCCAGCGGGAAGCGCTTGCCGTTGACGGTGTGCTCCCCCGGCGCGTGCCAGTGGATCATCTTCAACTTGAACTCCTTGACGGTGCCGTCGGCGGTGGTGACGTTGATGGAGCCCGGCATGACGGGCTCGCCGCCCTGCTCGAAGCTCATGACGATGTCCTTGCCGGTGTTGTGGAGGGTGGCGTTGGAGGGGGCGTAGACGCGGGTCAGGGTGTCGAGGTTGGGGTTGGGGACGGCGTTGGCGATGACGATGTCGATGGGGGACTGCGCCTTGCCGTCGCCGCACGCCTTGTATGCCGGGCTCAGCTTGCCCCAGTTCTCCGGGCCGTCGGGGGTCCCCGGCGTGTACCCGAAGCTGGGCCCACCACcttcatcatctgcatttcatttcAATCCTTCTTTTCTTCATCATCGCATGCAATTCCACTCCACCAATTATCATCTCTTCTTTTATTattaagaaagaaagaaagagacacTTACGCGAGAGAGCGACggcgaggagggaggagacgatgACGACGACAGCGGCCCATGCCGATGACATTTGGGACGCCATTGATCTGGATGATGAAATTGGATGGGTGTTTGTTTGTTGAGGGCAAGTGGCTTAAATAGGTAAGGGAGGGAGGAAGGAAATAGCTAAGGAAGGAGAAACATATAGATAGCGTGGCACCGCTAAATCATTTTGTGGCCATCTTGCCTTGTATGCTTGCTTCTTCTATATATGGATATGGATGGACCAAAAATAGACGACAGTCAAACTTTGTCTATTTTCAATcaatcaaaaaataataataatcaccaaacctaaatactactactactactactctacTAGTATAGTAGTAAATAAATTATATAAAATCAACACAAGCATCTACTGTAGTAGACTAATTAACGTTCATCATCCACATGCTTCAATAAATTGATCATCAATCACATTTCTAGTTGATCCGACCAACACACCAGCTTGTCTCTGCTCCCCAACAGACTACTACgtagagtagtactccctccgttcctaaatacttgtttttctagatatttcaaatgactactacatacggatgtatgtagacatattttagagtgtagattcactcattttgctccatatgtcgtcacttgttgaaatgcctagaaagacaagtatttaggaacggagggagtagatacttACTACTACAAGAGAAATGAAGCTTAGTTCATCCACAACTTTAGGACCCTGTCTTTGCCACCAGAGACAACCTTCTCGCCGTCGGGGCTCCAATCCACGGCGTACACCTCGTCCGCGTGCCCTGGCAGGTCCTGCTTCAGCTTGCGCGCCCGGATATCCCACACCTGATTCATGTCCatgtccatgtcatcaaccaatccacaagaacaaaatgcactgtcttcatcttcatcttcttctctactctaatgacatgatgaaatgccAACAAAAACATAACATTACATACCTTTAGGGTCGAATCCTTGCTTCCACTCAGCAGAAGCCGACTGTCGGCGGACCAGCTATACAAAAGACAACCATCATGTTAGATTGTTATAGGCATCAGATATCCATGTGAAACTAAACTGGCAATGTATATGTTTCTAGACTAGAGAAGAaaggctcctgctgctgctgctgacctgaTCTGGTACACATCCGCGACATGCCCTCGGAAAGCTGCGACGAATTTGCCCGTGATGCCGTTCCACAGCTTGACCGATTTGTCAAAGGAGGC
Proteins encoded in this window:
- the LOC123071076 gene encoding alpha carbonic anhydrase 7, with the protein product MASQMSSAWAAVVVIVSSLLAVALSHDEGGGPSFGYTPGTPDGPENWGKLSPAYKACGDGKAQSPIDIVIANAVPNPNLDTLTRVYAPSNATLHNTGKDIVMSFEQGGEPVMPGSINVTTADGTVKEFKLKMIHWHAPGEHTVNGKRFPLELHMVHVDDQDHKAVIGILYEIGNPDPFYDQLTEKLRELKTTPTVAAGVVELKSLQKRTGSYFRYMGSLTTPPCTEKVMWNILGKGRELSQEQLQLITAPLPHQDNRPPQPLNGRQVAFYNPPNTIISIQSLVLPP